From Thiovulum sp. ES:
TGAGAAAGGTGGAAAACTTTTCTATCTTGAAACATAATAATCCTAAAATGTTGAATTCTATAATTCTAGCGAAAGAAGAGAAATCGCGACTCCTCTTTAAATTTGATAGAATTTTTTTAAAAGGAAAAATTTGAAAACAGTTTTGGTAATAACTGATGGAATTGGATTTTCTGAAAAAAAAGAGTGGAATGCATTTCATCATGCAAAAACACCAAATTATGATTACCTTTTTAAAAATGCACCTTACGGATTAGTTTCGACTTACGGTTCAGAGGTAGGTTTGCCAGACGGACAAATGGGAAATTCCGAAATAGGACACATGACAATTGGTAGCGGACGAACACTTTACAGCGATCTTGTCAAAATTTCCAAAAACTTAGAAAGTGGTGAAATTTCACAAAATAGTGATTTCCAAAATATTTTAAAAAGTGAAAGAATTCACCTCATCGGACTTTTTAGCGACGGCGGAGTTCATTCACATATAAATCACCTTTTTGGTTTTATCAAACTCATTTTAGAAAAAGGAAAGTTACCAATTCTCCATTTAATTACAGATGGTCGAGATGTTTCACCAAAATCTGCACTCCAATTTTTAGAACAACTCCAAAATGAGTTTGGAGAAAAAGTGGAAATTGCATCTATCGGCGGTCGTTTCTACACAATGGATCGGGATAAAAGATGGGAGCGAGTCGAAAGCGGATACCGTGCAATTGTCGAGGCAAATCCAAAAAGTGAAAAAACTGTTTCTGAATATGTTTCTGAAAGATACGAAAATGGAGAAACTGACGAGTTTATAACTCCTGTCGCATTTGGTGAAAATGGAGATTTTCGAGATGGCGACTCTGTCCTATTTTACAATTTTCGTTCAGACCGAATGAGAGAAATTGTAGAAGCAGTTGGTAGTGAAAATTTCAGCGAATTCCAGCGAAACAGAAAAGAGATTTCAATTGCAACAGCTACAAAATATCGAGATGATTTTCCGCACCCGATTCTATTTCCAAAAGAGATTCCGACAAATGGACTTTCTGAAATAGTTTCAAAAAATGGGCTTTCACAACTTCACACCGCGGAAACTGAAAAATATGCTCATGTAACTTTCTTTTTTAATGGTGGAGTTGAAGAACCTTTTCAAAATGAGACTCGTATTTTGGTAAATAGTCCAAAAGTGAAAACTTATGACGAAAAGCCTGAAATGAGTGCCTTAGAAGTTTGCGATGAGGTCATCGGTGGAATTGAATTTGGATACGACCTCATCGTTGTAAATTTTGCAAATGGCGACATGGTTGGGCATACTGGAATTTTTGAAGCTGGAAAAAAAGCCGTCGAAACTGTTGATACTCAAATTGGTCGAATTCTTGAAAGTGCCAAAAATCATGGATACGGAATTGTCTTGACAAGCGATCATGGAAATTGTGAAGAGATGAAAGATGATAATCAAAATACTCTTACAAATCATACGGTCGGAGATGTTTGGGCTTTTGTAATTGCTGATGGAGTGCAAAAAGTTGAAAACGGAAATCTCTCAAATATCGCACCCACTGTTTTAAAACTGCTAGAACTTCCAATTCCTAGTGAAATGAACAAACCTCTTTTTTAAATTTCCAAATCGGGCTTGACCCGATGAATTTAATATCTTTCACTTTCGGAGAAAAGATATTTTTGTCTTTTCAAGTTTTATAATTTGAGAAGAACTTTGTTCTGAAAATCCTCCGATTTCGCTACAAATATTATCCGAAAGAGATTCAGCAATTTCTAAATTAAATTTTTCACCAGAAATATTTGCAGAAGTTGAATAGAGGAAATCTGTTTTTTCTAAAAAATTTTTGTGTTCGTTATTAATTACACGGATTGCTCTATTTTTATAAATAAAAGTTCTTTTTTTTGATCGACGAACAAGATTTTTAAACTTTGGAGGAACTCGAACAATTTTTTGGAGATTTTTGAATGAAGAGGTTACCTCTAAAAATTGGTGTCCCTCTTTTCGTTTTTTTCGTTCAGCAAGTTTTTTTGCACTTTGTGAGAGTAGTCCAGCTGTTGTATCAGTCTGGACAAGTGAGACCTCATCGTAGAAATTAGTCCTCTTTTTCAATCTCTTTTAGTGCCTCATCGATTTCATCTTCTTTTTTTTCATCTTCCATTTCAGCAATCGCCTCTTCTTCTAATTCAAAAACTGCTTCATTTGTTGAGACTCCATCTGCTGAAGTTTTCACGATTTCATAAATAATTCCTGAAACATCTGTAAGTATATTTTTACAATCAGAATCAAAAAAGCTATGTTTTTCAATAAGTTTTAGAGGGTCATTGTAAAGCAGAAAAGTTTGCTCATCTTCATTTTTGTAAATTGAGACTTTGAAAGGCAGATCAACACCAACAGTTTGACGACATCTTAAAAGAGGAATTGCGATCTCAGGTTTTCCAAAATAGATAATTCGCTCTTCATAAATGTTTGCACCAATATTTTTAGCTCGGCTTTGGTGGTCAATTGTATTTATGTGCTGAAAACCATTTTCAGAAAGAAGACTTAAAAGTCGCTCTTCGACTGAAAGAGGTGTATGAGTTGTTTCAACCCGAATCATGTCATCTGTATTGAATTCATAAACAGGGATTTCTTTTGAAGAACAAGCGGTAAAAAAATATGTGAGAGAGGCTAAAAAGATAAATTTAAACATTAATGACTCCTAAATTGCGGGTAAAATATAGAGGGGTTCAATATCTTTAGAATAGAGAGAAATATCGAACTTTTCTGGCAAATAAAACGGCATTTTCGTGAAGTTTTCAACTTTCTCTAAGTTTATAACATTTTCTGTTTTAACAAAAGACATTCCACCAATTGCTTTTATCGGCTGATTTCCATTAAAGAAAAAAGCATCAATTCCAAAAAGCTCAATTCCTAAAACAGTGGAGAGAGTTTTTAGAAAGATGTAATTTATTTTAATTGCCATAAAACTACCTGGACCATTTGCAAAAAGAACTCGTTCGACTCTATATTTTTCTAGGATTTTCTCGAAATGAATTGGTAAATTTTCGCTTGTTTGCCCCTCAATCTCCATTTTTTCGATGAGGTCGCCATTTTCATAAATTCCAATAAGTAGTGGCGACTCAATCGCAACAACAACTAAATCAACTTTTAACACTGTAATTACTCTTGTCAGAAAGAATTTTTTTAATCAATTGATTATTTAAATTGTGGCTACCTGCAAATGATTTGTAATTTCCAATAATATCCGCATTTAAAACTGTAAAGTCGCCAATAACATCGAGAATTTTATGCCGAACAAACTCATTTTCACACCGTAACCCTCCGCTGTTTAAGACCTCATCGTCTCCAACAACAATAACATTATCATAACTTGCACCTTGTGCTAAACCTTTTGATTTTAGATAGTCAAAATCTTTTAAAAATCCAAAAGTTCTCGCTTTTGCAATTTTTTCACGATAATTTTCTAAATTAACATCAACAGCAAAAGATTGTTCTCCAATTGCAGAGTTTTCAAATGAAATTGTTGAATTTATATGAAATCTATTTTCAGAATTCGGTGAAATCTCTACAAAACGATTCCCGCTTTGAACCCTAACTGTTTTTTCAATAATTATTATTTGTCTAGTTTTTTCTTGTTCAACTAAGCCACTTTTTTCTAATTCTTGACAAAATTGAATTCCGCTACCATCAAGTGCTGGAGGTTCTTCACCATCAATTTCAATAAGCAAATTGGAGATTCCAAGTGCATAAACTGCCGAAAGAAAATGTTCAACGGTATGAATTTTCACACCATTTCCGCCAATCGTTGTCGCCATCTCTGTTCCAATAACTGTTTGAGCAGAAAGCTCAATACTATTTTCTCCCTGCTTAAAAATTATTCCACTCCCTTTTGGTAATGGAGAAATTTTCATCTCAACATTTTTTCCTGTATGAAGAGCCACACCAGAAATTAAAAATTCTTTTAGGACTGTTTTTTCATTTCTCAAAATTAAAGCTCCTCTATTATCAGTTTCATCTCTCCGTCGAGTTTGATAATTTTTGCTTTTTTTGATTTAAATTTATCTTTGTCAAGAATCACTCCATTAAAAATTACATTTCCTGTTTCCCCAATATCTCGAATAAGCATATAAGAGCCAGAGCAGACAATTTTTCCATTTATTGAACCAAACATTTCAAGATTACCGCTTGTTTCAATTTCTGAACCGCCGTTCATTTGAGAAAGAACTGTCAAATCGTTTTTAGTCTGAATTGCACTTCCAGCCCGAATCGGTTTTTCAATAATTTCTCTCTTCTTATGTTTTGAGAGAGAGTTGTTTGATTTCTCCTCTTCAAGTGAAAAATCCAAAACTTGATGAACCTCTCTTTTTCGCTCTATCATTTTGCAGTCGGTTCGCTCAAAAAAACAAAAATCCTTCTCATTTAAATGTTCTCGGATTTTTTCTAAATCTATTTCACTGTTTAAAATAACAGTGTGTCCTTTTAGCACAGCTTCGTTTTTTTCAAAGAACGAAAAGAACTTATCTTCGTCTCCATCTCCTAAATGGAATTCAAAACTGTGCAAAGTATGTTGCTTTACTTTCAAATTTATTGTCTCTCAATCATCTGTTTTGCTGTCGCAATAATGTCGGTAATATTATCTTTAATCCAATCATCGTCCATCCACTCTTCTGGACGAACAGGAACACCCTGAACATAAATTCCAAAATGGAGATGGTCGCCGAGTGCAAGACCACTTTTACCGCTATTTGCGATTATGCTACCAGCTTGAACTTTATCGCCAACATTTACTCGAATACTTGAGCAGTGAGCATAAATAGAGGTCAAACCCAAACCATGATCGATTATTGGAGAATTTCCATAAATTCCTTTATCCGAAGTATCTATAACAGTTCCGCCATTACTTGTAATAATTGGAGCTCTTGCAATACTTGCCATATCAAGTCCCATGTGCATCGATTGGCTGATGAGGTTTCCGTTGTAGTAATAGTGTCGATGATCTCCAAAACTTGCGACCGAACGAGAACCCTTAAGTGGTGTAAATGGCTTGATATTAAATTCTGAAACAACTATATCTTGATCTATTTTTGAAGCAAAATCATAGATAAGAGTCTCATTCTCTTTACGAATTTCCTCATTTACAATACGGAAGTGTTCAGCAGGACTATCAATATATCCAGCTTGTTGATCATATTGATTTACAAGTTGCTTTATTTTTCCAGTTAAAAAAGAAGTTTTAAGATTTATATTTGATCTTTTGTAATTTTTCTCTTTTAAGTAGAGGCTTAAATATTGAGAAGACCTATTTCCTGCTTTATCTTTTGCAACAATGAAAGCGGAAAATTTCTCATCTTTGATTGGCCAAGCAACAAGAGAGATGTAGTTTTTAACTTTTCCACCCTTGTTTAAAAATGGTTGTGGTTTAAATTTAACACCACTCTCTGT
This genomic window contains:
- a CDS encoding 2,3-bisphosphoglycerate-independent phosphoglycerate mutase (PFAM: Metalloenzyme superfamily; BPG-independent PGAM N-terminus (iPGM_N)~TIGRFAM: 2,3-bisphosphoglycerate-independent phosphoglycerate mutase) codes for the protein MKTVLVITDGIGFSEKKEWNAFHHAKTPNYDYLFKNAPYGLVSTYGSEVGLPDGQMGNSEIGHMTIGSGRTLYSDLVKISKNLESGEISQNSDFQNILKSERIHLIGLFSDGGVHSHINHLFGFIKLILEKGKLPILHLITDGRDVSPKSALQFLEQLQNEFGEKVEIASIGGRFYTMDRDKRWERVESGYRAIVEANPKSEKTVSEYVSERYENGETDEFITPVAFGENGDFRDGDSVLFYNFRSDRMREIVEAVGSENFSEFQRNRKEISIATATKYRDDFPHPILFPKEIPTNGLSEIVSKNGLSQLHTAETEKYAHVTFFFNGGVEEPFQNETRILVNSPKVKTYDEKPEMSALEVCDEVIGGIEFGYDLIVVNFANGDMVGHTGIFEAGKKAVETVDTQIGRILESAKNHGYGIVLTSDHGNCEEMKDDNQNTLTNHTVGDVWAFVIADGVQKVENGNLSNIAPTVLKLLELPIPSEMNKPLF
- a CDS encoding putative translation factor (SUA5) (PFAM: yrdC domain), yielding MKKRTNFYDEVSLVQTDTTAGLLSQSAKKLAERKKRKEGHQFLEVTSSFKNLQKIVRVPPKFKNLVRRSKKRTFIYKNRAIRVINNEHKNFLEKTDFLYSTSANISGEKFNLEIAESLSDNICSEIGGFSEQSSSQIIKLEKTKISFLRK
- a CDS encoding hypothetical protein (PFAM: Domain of unknown function DUF302); this encodes MFKFIFLASLTYFFTACSSKEIPVYEFNTDDMIRVETTHTPLSVEERLLSLLSENGFQHINTIDHQSRAKNIGANIYEERIIYFGKPEIAIPLLRCRQTVGVDLPFKVSIYKNEDEQTFLLYNDPLKLIEKHSFFDSDCKNILTDVSGIIYEIVKTSADGVSTNEAVFELEEEAIAEMEDEKKEDEIDEALKEIEKED
- a CDS encoding UDP-3-0-acyl N-acetylglucosamine deacetylase (PFAM: UDP-3-O-acyl N-acetylglycosamine deacetylase~TIGRFAM: UDP-3-0-acyl N-acetylglucosamine deacetylase) — its product is MRNEKTVLKEFLISGVALHTGKNVEMKISPLPKGSGIIFKQGENSIELSAQTVIGTEMATTIGGNGVKIHTVEHFLSAVYALGISNLLIEIDGEEPPALDGSGIQFCQELEKSGLVEQEKTRQIIIIEKTVRVQSGNRFVEISPNSENRFHINSTISFENSAIGEQSFAVDVNLENYREKIAKARTFGFLKDFDYLKSKGLAQGASYDNVIVVGDDEVLNSGGLRCENEFVRHKILDVIGDFTVLNADIIGNYKSFAGSHNLNNQLIKKILSDKSNYSVKS
- a CDS encoding Septum formation inhibitor MinC (PFAM: Septum formation inhibitor MinC, C-terminal domain); amino-acid sequence: MKVKQHTLHSFEFHLGDGDEDKFFSFFEKNEAVLKGHTVILNSEIDLEKIREHLNEKDFCFFERTDCKMIERKREVHQVLDFSLEEEKSNNSLSKHKKREIIEKPIRAGSAIQTKNDLTVLSQMNGGSEIETSGNLEMFGSINGKIVCSGSYMLIRDIGETGNVIFNGVILDKDKFKSKKAKIIKLDGEMKLIIEEL
- a CDS encoding metalloendopeptidase-like membrane protein (PFAM: Peptidase family M23) — encoded protein: MAINFPEIPEPPKEKKKIGRKVLGLILVIWIANSLFSSNMFESVSPTIEIEEAEFWNMKDPIKLKIKDNIGIKSYKITIDKGVGDLETFAEGTFEDSNITELDFNITIKKGRFKSSYTNIFVEVEDTSLANWFSGNVAKMQSSVTVDKIPPKVYMISNSYGIRRAGSAVVVFGVEEDNVDEIYIETESGVKFKPQPFLNKGGKVKNYISLVAWPIKDEKFSAFIVAKDKAGNRSSQYLSLYLKEKNYKRSNINLKTSFLTGKIKQLVNQYDQQAGYIDSPAEHFRIVNEEIRKENETLIYDFASKIDQDIVVSEFNIKPFTPLKGSRSVASFGDHRHYYYNGNLISQSMHMGLDMASIARAPIITSNGGTVIDTSDKGIYGNSPIIDHGLGLTSIYAHCSSIRVNVGDKVQAGSIIANSGKSGLALGDHLHFGIYVQGVPVRPEEWMDDDWIKDNITDIIATAKQMIERQ